A genomic segment from Stenotrophomonas maltophilia encodes:
- a CDS encoding D-alanine--D-alanine ligase — MSALTFPPLRVTDPAEFGRVAVLLGGSSSEREVSLDSGRNVLEALQSRGIDAFAVDGIPALAKALAAGGIDRVFNILHGHNGGGEDGIVQGLMDAFGVPYTGSDVLGSALSMDKIRTKQVWLSLGLPTPQYRKVDASTVHALASELGLPVVVKPANEGSSVGISRVTDEAGLDEAVALAARYDGQLLMEQMVVGDELTVAILGDVALPSIRIVPKGQWYDYNAKYIAEDTQYLCPGLDGDDEEDIRRIALAAFRAAGCRGWGRVDVMRDRASGRFFLLEVNTAPGMTSHSLVPKAARQAGIGFEELVWRVLEQTLEAPQA, encoded by the coding sequence GTGAGCGCGCTGACCTTCCCACCGCTGCGCGTGACCGACCCGGCCGAGTTCGGCCGCGTCGCCGTGCTGCTCGGCGGTAGTTCCAGTGAACGCGAGGTATCGCTGGATTCGGGCCGCAACGTGCTCGAAGCCCTGCAGTCGCGTGGCATCGATGCGTTCGCCGTCGATGGCATTCCGGCACTGGCAAAGGCACTCGCCGCTGGTGGCATCGACCGCGTGTTCAACATCCTGCACGGCCACAACGGTGGCGGCGAGGATGGCATCGTGCAGGGCCTGATGGACGCCTTCGGCGTGCCGTACACCGGCTCTGACGTGCTGGGTTCTGCGCTGAGCATGGACAAGATCCGCACCAAGCAGGTGTGGCTGTCGCTGGGCCTGCCGACCCCGCAGTACCGGAAGGTCGACGCGTCCACGGTGCATGCGCTGGCGTCCGAGCTGGGCCTGCCGGTAGTAGTGAAGCCGGCCAACGAAGGCTCCAGCGTGGGCATCAGCCGGGTCACCGACGAGGCGGGCCTGGACGAGGCCGTCGCGCTGGCCGCGCGCTACGACGGTCAGCTGCTGATGGAGCAGATGGTGGTCGGCGACGAGCTGACCGTGGCGATCCTCGGCGATGTCGCACTGCCGTCGATCCGCATCGTGCCCAAGGGCCAGTGGTACGACTACAACGCCAAGTACATCGCCGAGGACACCCAGTACCTGTGCCCGGGCCTGGACGGTGATGACGAAGAGGACATCCGGCGCATCGCGCTGGCCGCGTTCCGCGCCGCCGGCTGCCGTGGCTGGGGCCGCGTGGACGTGATGCGCGATCGTGCCAGCGGCCGTTTCTTCCTGCTGGAAGTGAACACCGCGCCGGGCATGACCAGCCATTCGCTGGTACCCAAGGCGGCCCGCCAGGCCGGCATCGGTTTCGAGGAACTGGTGTGGCGCGTGCTGGAACAGACCCTGGAGGCCCCGCAGGCATGA
- the ftsA gene encoding cell division protein FtsA codes for MNRKGDKSLIVGLDIGTSKVVALVGEYSPGNPIEVIGIGSHESRGLKRGVVVDIESTVQSIQRAVEEAELMAGCEIRSVYASISGNHVQCKNSPGIVPIRDGEVTWGDLDRVLDAAKAVAIPADQKILHAIPREYVLDDSQEGIRNPVGMTGVRLEVHAHLVVCAQSAAANISKCVQRCGLQVDDLVLSSLASSVAVLTADERELGVVLVDMGAGTTDIAVFVQGAICHTASLPIAGDHVTNDIAHMLRTPTPEAEQIKVRYACALAQLATAEESIQVPSVGDRPPRRMPRHSLAQAVQGRYEEIFEMVQAELRRSGFEELVRAGMVLTGGASKMEGVVELAEEMLQMPVRVGIPQHVTGLGEVVGNPVHATGVGLLLMGSQIEHPRRPSLPTGRAGSMFKKLKTWFRGEF; via the coding sequence ATGAATCGCAAGGGTGACAAATCGCTGATCGTTGGCCTGGACATCGGCACCTCCAAGGTGGTGGCGCTGGTGGGCGAGTATTCGCCGGGCAACCCGATCGAAGTGATCGGCATCGGCTCGCACGAATCGCGCGGGCTGAAGCGTGGCGTGGTGGTGGACATCGAATCGACCGTGCAGTCGATCCAGCGCGCGGTGGAAGAAGCCGAGCTGATGGCCGGCTGCGAGATCCGATCGGTATACGCCTCGATCTCCGGCAACCACGTGCAGTGCAAGAACTCGCCGGGCATCGTGCCGATCCGCGACGGTGAAGTGACCTGGGGGGACCTGGATCGCGTGCTCGACGCGGCCAAGGCGGTGGCGATCCCGGCCGACCAGAAGATCCTGCACGCGATCCCGCGTGAGTATGTGCTGGACGATTCGCAGGAAGGCATCCGCAACCCGGTCGGCATGACCGGCGTGCGCCTGGAAGTGCATGCCCACCTGGTGGTGTGCGCGCAGTCGGCCGCGGCCAACATCAGCAAGTGCGTGCAGCGCTGCGGCCTGCAGGTGGACGACCTGGTGCTGTCCTCGCTGGCCTCCAGCGTGGCGGTGCTGACCGCCGACGAGCGTGAGCTGGGCGTGGTGCTGGTCGACATGGGTGCCGGTACAACCGACATCGCCGTGTTCGTGCAGGGCGCGATCTGCCACACCGCCTCGCTGCCGATCGCCGGCGACCACGTGACCAACGACATCGCGCACATGCTGCGCACGCCGACCCCGGAAGCCGAGCAGATCAAGGTGCGCTATGCCTGCGCCCTGGCCCAGCTGGCCACGGCCGAGGAGAGCATCCAGGTGCCGTCGGTGGGCGACCGCCCGCCGCGCCGCATGCCGCGTCACTCGCTGGCGCAGGCCGTGCAGGGCCGCTACGAGGAAATCTTCGAGATGGTGCAGGCCGAACTGCGCCGCTCCGGCTTCGAGGAACTGGTGCGCGCCGGCATGGTGTTGACCGGCGGCGCTTCGAAGATGGAAGGCGTGGTCGAACTGGCCGAGGAAATGCTGCAGATGCCGGTGCGCGTGGGTATCCCGCAGCACGTCACCGGCCTGGGCGAAGTGGTCGGCAATCCGGTGCACGCCACTGGCGTGGGCCTGCTGCTGATGGGCAGCCAGATCGAGCATCCGCGGCGTCCGTCGCTGCCGACCGGGCGCGCCGGAAGCATGTTCAAGAAGCTCAAGACCTGGTTCCGCGGCGAGTTCTGA